A window from Drosophila nasuta strain 15112-1781.00 chromosome 3, ASM2355853v1, whole genome shotgun sequence encodes these proteins:
- the LOC132793926 gene encoding arginine-glutamic acid dipeptide repeats protein isoform X1, producing MAASTQGEIRVGPGHQVNDVYAKLPDYNPISSFPVDKETDERELEETRWSPGVVADGDLLMFLRAARSMAAFQGMCDGGLEDGCLAASRDDTTINALDVLHDSGYDPGKALQALVKCPVSKGIDKKWTEDETKKFIKGLRQFGKNFFRIHKDLLPHKDTPELVEFYYLWKKTPGANNNRPHRRRRQSALRRNRVTRANNSTPPKKEDTPEPQAATTATAAASAADTAASRSSPAVSKEENSSLTEDDASECDSDSSLTNKRDESPSRMRTRNKQQNNNNNNNSSSASNATGGGGVGGGGGASAAAAAAASVNASGNTGSGGKDQSSGGAGNANSSSVANGKRPKRGSETPDAAAAAASVDSPKTPTKSVAEGSSNKRKGGKQDTPNKKKRTETETNSSSEQTNNSNDDNAIKDTIKQRKRPDSPVESMNSDSRPDSVLDDGESNTTDTDGRTAEQQSSKDGKELNCKEESAVTLPGELDAKSELNEKPIKMETSCADDSKDTIKNMDEETNIQAPTSIQPLSLKPTHVDGLMKESSSLEAPPVVAAVAPIAMKVPTIATVEALNASVDRDRKEAIEKMDICESDAARDPELLKKLASIKQEASPQQQQQQQLQQQQQQQQQQQQQQLQQQQQQQQQQQQQLPIVPPVSAAAGPLQEPVYIKKEPMEDSMDATCNQNSNEPQDLKVKIEIKNEDHKINTSGMPPTSSAPPLPNSQLVGLHHSSADALGAEPLHLQHLQHGPPPQAPPGYLIEGQLKYGPPGSAPPQPPPQLHSDPGSAGPPVPPQKYPGDMELKYNEAAVKFEASGKFAPQELKYPVPPPLDALKYSQEMQAAAAAAAAVGKYDMKYMIEQQGKYPVELAPPKPGYQEALKIPDVKPGFGHLPHNIGSPLDGSGPGPGHKYAPAGQPGPPGPLDPQQQPPGATPPPTIAMPKPHYQHDVQTPPLGRPFEPAGLMLKYGDPLAAKYGPPQPQDLKYPMPPVSAAGGENLIKSSPYGPPPESPIDASARSTPGQDSQGSNSNSNSQPPTSQSQVQTQPQQFQSPHPSPHMPSPAGGGLPPGMHPQNLISPHGHGPPPPNTSGAGPAPQPQPPTSLHQPVGGSSVPGQGPPSLQHGLPPGGPIGVPHSQMSSIASSLPGTLSSLGAPTLSTMAPSHPMHPHMHPHQHPHLQTLQSLHRPHPDLPPAMHPHAPMPMSLQAPGPPPPHSHAHPLAPAHAQPSQVGPGPGGPGPAGTVRTPSPAQQQQPPPRSLHEPPPTSREPPSSHTSTAPSMASAVNSGPGQGPGPGPGPLPHQSPHAHRTSPLPGLAHPAGLIGHPMAIHPHLPHLPPGHPAHAALAHPGHHLLSHSIAGLSHGGGPIALLAGPGGLSGLPESALSRRTPPSHLSHPHASSAPTTPHSAAISTSMALTTTPSTVPSSAFSRASPSVQLTSGSAPGGPGGPGGSNSSTPNNSSSAAAAAAAAAAAHRAASPASSVGSLSRQSPLHPVPQSPLSHHPSSSALSAAAAAVAERDRHALLRQQSPHMTPPPVSSASGLMASPLSKMYAPQPGQRGLGTSPPPHLRPGASPPVIRHPQMPLPLPLIGPGGGIPQIGVHPGQSPYPHPLLHPSVFYSPHHHNPFNSPYGYAPYGPSFPTYMKPPPPAGPLDPAAVMAAHHAGLPGPPPQARQDEQNAAAAAAVAAEKQHSAAVAAAAAAAAQQQQQHKPPQQPQQQQQQQSQAQQPGGPPQNKPPTPKTPQGPGGVGVGLGGPGTPTGLPPGAYPGAHMPGYPPPPHPSPFAPQDGQPHGLKPTSHMDALRAHAHSANSAGLGGPHHPTEPLPIDIEPDPEPEIPSPTHNIPRGPSPEAKPDDTECHRSQSAIFVRHIDRGDYNSCTRTDLIFKPVTDSKLARKREERDRKLAEKERERRQQQQQQQQQQQQQQAAAAQQAAQQAKLKAELKPPYADTPALRQLSEYARPHVAFSPVEQMVPYHHPMSPMYSRERELEEIKNAQAAAASQSRLDPHWMEYYRRGIHPSQFPLYANPAISQMERERLGIPPPHHVGMDPGEHMIRLTREYHAHSHTHLHLPLHPQPQPPEAGFQLPPNVGQYPRPNMLIPREPHSDVLLRMSYADQLQYLQAAEFQRQSLHEQYFRNQLR from the exons ATGGCGGCCTCCACTCAAGGAGAAATACGAGTGGGTCCCGGCCACCAGGTAAACGATGTCTAT GCAAAACTGCCCGATTATAATCCAATCTCAAGCTTCCCCGTTGACAAGGAAACCGATGAACGTGAACTAGAGGAAACAAGATGGAGTCCAGGCGTTGTGGCCGATGGCGACTTGTTAATGTTTCTGCGTGCCGCACGCTCCATGGCTGCATTTCAAGGAATGTGTGATGGCGGTTTAGAAGACGGTTGTTTGGCTGCCAGTCGCGACGACACAACAATTAACGCACTCGACGTG ctACACGATTCTGGCTACGATCCAGGCAAAGCTCTACAAGCGCTCGTAAAGTGCCCCGTTTCGAAGGGCATTGACAAGAAGTGGACCGAGGACGAAACGAAAAAGTTCATCAAGGGTCTTCGCCAGTTTGGCAAAAATTTCTTCAGGATCCACAAGGACCTGTTGCCGCACAAGGACACACCGGAGCTGGTCGAATTCTACTATCTGTGGAAGAAGACGCCCGGCGCCAACAACAATCGCCCCCATCGGCGACGCAGACAGAGCGCATTGCGTCGCAATCGTGTCACGCGCGCCAATAATAGCACACCTCCCAAAAAGGAGGACACCCCGGAACCACAAGCtgcgacgacggcgacggcggcggcgtcgGCTGCAGACACGGCTGCGAGTCGCTCATCGCCCGCTGTCTCCAAGGAGGAGAACAGTTCTCTCACCGAGGACGACGCCAGCGAGTGTGACAGTGATTCGAGTCTGACCAACAAAAGGGATGAATCACCCTCTAGGATGAGGACGCGTAATAAACAAcagaataacaataacaacaacaacagcagcagcgccagcaaTGCAACCGGTGGTGGTGGCGTTGGCGGTGGAGGAGGTGcctccgctgctgctgcagctgccgcttCGGTTAATGCCTCAGGCAACACTGGCAGCGGCGGCAAGGATCAATCCTCGGGTGGCGCTGGCAATGCCAACAGCAGTTCGGTAGCCAACGGCAAACGGCCCAAGCGGGGCTCTGAGACGCCAGACGCTGCGGCAGCTGCCGCCTCGGTCGATAGTCCCAAGACGCCGACCAAGAGCGTGGCGGAGGGATCCAGCAATAAGCGCAAGGGCGGCAAACAGGATACGCCGAACAAGAAGAAGCGCACCGAGACGGAGACGAACAGTAGCAGCGAGCAGacgaacaacagcaacgacgacaacgccATCAAGGACACCATCAAGCAACGCAAGCGTCCCGACAGTCCGGTCGAGAGCATGAACTCCGATTCCCGTCCGGATTCGGTGCTCGACGATGGCGAATCGAATACAACGGACACGGACGGACGCACAGCGGAGCAGCAGTCCAGCAAAGATGGCAAAGAGCTCAACTGCAAGGAGGAGAGCGCTGTGACGTTGCCGGGCGAGTTGGATGCTAAGTCAGAGCTGAACGAGAAACCAATCAAAATGGAAACATCCTGCGCCGACGACAGCAAAGACACCATCAAGAACATGGACGAGGAGACGAATATTCAGGCACCGACCAGCATTCAACCGCTTAGCTTGAAGCCCACACACGTTGATGGGCTGATGAAGGAGTCCAGTTCCTTGGAGGCGCCACCAGTGGTCGCCGCTGTGGCGCCCATTGCCATGAAGGTGCCCACAATTGCCACCGTTGAGGCGTTAAATGCGTCTGTGGATCGTGATCGCAAGGAGGCCATCGAGAAGATGGACATTTGCGAGAGCGATGCCGCGCGTGATCCAGAGCTGCTCAAGAAGCTTGCCAGCATAAAGCAGGAGGCGTcacctcaacaacaacagcagcaacagttgcagcagcagcaacaacagcagcagcaacaacagcagcagcaactgcaacaacaacagcagcagcaacaacaacaacaacaacagttgcccATTGTGCCGCCCGTCTCGGCAGCAGCGGGACCACTGCAGGAGCCCGTCTACATCAAGAAGGAACCAATGGAGGACTCCATGGACGCCACATGCAATCAAAACAGCAACGAGCCCCAAGATCTCAAggtgaaaattgaaatcaaaaacGAGGATCACAAGATCAACACCAGCGGCATGCCGCCCACCAGCTCAGCACCGCCGCTGCCCAATTCCCAGCTGGTTGGACTGCATCACAGTTCCGCCGATGCCCTCGGCGCTGAGCCGCTGCATCTGCAGCACTTGCAGCATGGTCCGCCACCACAGGCGCCGCCTGGCTACCTCATTGAGGGGCAATTAAAGTACGGGCCGCCGGGTTCGGCGCCGCCACAGCCGCCGCCGCAGCTGCACAGTGATCCGGGCAGCGCAGGACCGCCAGTGCCGCCCCAGAAGTATCCTGGCGATATGGAGCTGAAGTACAACGAGGCCGCCGTCAAGTTCGAGGCCAGTGGCAAGTTTGCGCCACAGGAACTCAAGTATCCGGTGCCGCCTCCGCTGGACGCCCTGAAGTACAGCCAAGAGATgcaggcagcagctgctgcagcggccGCTGTGGGCAAGTACGATATGAAGTACATGATCGAGCAGCAAGGCAAGTATCCGGTGGAATTGGCGCCACCCAAACCTGGCTACCAGGAAGCGCTCAAGATACCCGACGTGAAGCCGGGCTTTGGCCACTTGCCGCACAACATTGGCTCGCCCTTGGACGGCAGCGGTCCTGGGCCGGGCCACAAATACGCGCCCGCCGGCCAGCCTGGACCGCCAGGCCCTCTGGAtccgcagcaacagccaccAGGAGCGACGCCGCCACCAACGATTGCCATGCCCAAGCCGCACTATCAGCACGATGTCCAAACACCGCCACTGGGACGACCCTTTGAGCCAGCCGGCCTTATGCTCAAGTACGGTGATCCGTTGGCTGCCAAATATGGGCCGCCACAGCCGCAGGATTTGAAGTATCCCATGCCACCCGTTTCCGCTGCCGGCGGCGAGAATTTGATCAAATCTTCGCCGTATGGTCCGCCGCCAGAGAGTCCCATTGATGCATCGGCACGCTCGACACCTGGCCAGGATAGCCAgggcagcaatagcaacagcaactcgcAGCCACCGACGTCACAGTCGCAAGTGCAAACGCAGCCACAGCAATTCCAGTCGCCACATCCGTCGCCGCATATGCCTTCGCCCGCTGGCGGCGGCCTGCCACCCGGCATGCATCCACAAAATCTCATCTCCCCGCACGGTCACGGACCACCGCCGCCCAATACATCCGGCGCTGGTCCCGCGCCCCAACCGCAGCCACCGACATCGCTTCATCAACCGGTGGGAGGTAGCTCGGTGCCGGGCCAGGGACCGCCCAGCCTGCAGCATGGTCTGCCCCCAGGCGGTCCAATTGGTGTGCCGCACTCGCAGATGTCCTCGATTGCCTCCTCGCTACCGGGCACGCTCTCGTCGCTGGGCGCACCCACGCTCTCGACGATGGCACCCTCGCATCCCATGCACCCGCATATGCATCCACATCAGCATCCGCATCTGCAAACGCTACAGTCGCTGCATCGTCCACATCCCGATCTGCCGCCCGCGATGCATCCGCATGCACCGATGCCAATGTCGCTGCAAGCCCCAGGACCGCCGCCACCGCACAGTCATGCACATCCCTTGGCGCCCGCGCATGCCCAACCATCACAAGTGGGTCCGGGACCCGGCGGTCCTGGACCAGCGGGCACAGTGCGCACGCCATCGCCGgctcagcaacagcagccgccgccACGCAGTCTGCACGAGCCGCCGCCCACGTCTCGGGAACCGCCTTCATCGCACACATCGACGGCGCCATCGATGGCCAGCGCTGTGAACTCGGGGCCAGGCCAAGGACCCGGACCGGGACCAGGACCATTGCCGCATCAGTCACCGCATGCACATCGCACATCGCCGCTGCCCGGTCTCGCGCATCCGGCTGGCCTCATCGGTCATCCCATGGCCATACATCCGCATTTGCCGCACCTGCCGCCAGGTCATCCGGCGCACGCAGCTCTTGCGCATCCCGGTCACCATCTGCTCTCGCATTCAATAGCCGGTCTGAGTCATGGCGGTGGTCCCATTGCTTTACTTGCGGGTCCGGGCGGTTTGAGTGGCTTGCCGGAGTCGGCGCTGAGTCGCCGCACGCCGCCCAGTCATCTGTCACATCCGCATGCTTCGTCGGCACCCACAACGCCTCACTCGGCGGCCATCTCAACGAGCATGGCACTGACCACCACACCCAGCACGGTGCCATCGTCCGCTTTCAGTCGCGCCAGTCCCAGCGTTCAACTCACAAGCGGTTCCGCTCCCGGAGGTCCTGGTGGACccggtggcagcaacagcagcacaccGAACAACTCCTCCTccgccgctgcagctgctgcggccgctgcagcagcacaTCGTGCTGCCTCGCCAGCATCGAGTGTGGGCAGCCTGAGTCGTCAGAGTCCGCTGCATCCGGTGCCGCAGTCCCCGCTGAGTCATCATCCCTCATCGTCAGCGCTTTCCGCTGCAGCGGCCGCCGTGGCCGAGCGAGATCGCCATGCGCTACTACGTCAGCAGTCGCCGCACATGACTCCTCCGCCGGTGTCAAGCGCCTCCGGTCTGATGGCCAGTCCGCTGAGCAAGATGTACGCACCGCAGCCGGGTCAACGTGGTCTGGGTACCTCGCCGCCGCCGCATCTGCGTCCCGGCGCATCACCGCCAGTTATACGCCATCCACAGATGCCGCTGCCATTGCCACTAATTGGGCCGGGCGGTGGCATACCCCAGATTGGTGTGCATCCTGGACAGTCGCCGTATCCGCATCCGTTGCTGCACCCCTCGGTCTTCTACTCGCCACACCATCATAATCCATTCAACTCGCCCTACGGCTATGCGCCCTACGGACCCAGCTTCCCCACCTACATGAAACCGCCACCGCCAGCCGGTCCCCTTGATCCGGCTGCCGTCATGGCTGCCCATCATGCTGGTCTGCCCGGTCCGCCGCCCCAAGCGCGTCAGGATGAGCAGAAtgccgccgccgcagcagccgTGGCTGCGGAGAAGCAGCAttcagcagcagtggcagcggccgcagcagcagcggcacagcaacaacagcagcacaaaccgccacagcagccgcagcaacaacagcagcagcagtcgcaagCACAGCAGCCAGGAGGTCCGCCACAGAACAAGCCGCCCACGCCAAAGACACCACAAGGCCCCGGTGGCGTGGGTGTTGGTCTGGGAGGTCCTGGCACGCCTACTGGACTACCGCCTGGTGCATATCCAGGTGCGCATATGCCCGGTTATCCGCCGCCACCACATCCGTCGCCGTTTGCGCCGCAGGATGGACAGCCGCATGGCCTCAAGCCAACCTCGCACATGGATGCGCTACGTGCTCATGCGCATTCTGCCAACTCGGCGGGTCTGGGCGGTCCACATCATCCAACCGAGCCAT TGCCCATTGACATTGAGCCGGATCCGGAGCCAGAGATACCCAGCCCCACACACAATATACCGCGAGGTCCCAGTCCCGAGGCCAAGCCCGACGACACTGAATGCCATCGCTCGCAGTCGGCCAT CTTTGTGCGTCATATTGATCGTGGCGACTACAACTCGTGCACGCGTACGGATTTGATCTTCAAGCCGGTGACGGACTCCAAGCTGGCGCGCAAACGCGAGGAACGCGATCGCAAACTGGCTGAAAAGGAGCGTGAGCGACGTCAG cagcagcaacaacagcagcagcagcaacaacaacagcaggccGCTGCCGCACAACAAGCAGCGCAACAAGCCAAGCTCAAAGCGGAATTGAAGCCACCATATGCGGATACGCCCGCCTTGCGTCAGCTGTCGGAATACGCGCGTCCACATGTCGCCTTCAG TCCTGTTGAGCAGATGGTGCCTTATCATCATCCAATGAGCCCCATGTATAGCAGAGAGAG AGAATTGGAGGAGATCAAGAACGCACAAGCGGCCGCAGCGAGTCAATCGCGACTGGATCCGCACTGGATGGAATACTACAGACG CGGCATACATCCCTCGCAGTTCCCGCTGTATGCAAACCCGGCGATTTCACAAATGGAACGCGAGCGTTTGGGCATACCGCCGCCACATCATGTAGGCATGGATCCGGGCGAGCATATG ATACGATTGACGAGAGAATATCATGCACACTCTCATACTCATTTACATTTGCCTTTGCATCCACAGCCGCAACCACCGGAGGCCGGTTTCCAACTGCCAC CGAATGTTGGTCAATATCCACGGCCAAATATGCTTATACCTAGGGAGCCGCATTCGGATGTTTTGCTGAGGATGTCCTATGCAGATCAACTACAG tATTTACAGGCCGCCGAATTTCAACGTCAATCGCTGCACGAGCAATACTTCAG AAATCAGCTGCGTTAA